From Methylovorus glucosotrophus:
GGCTATATAGACCGTCAGGCGGATGAAATTGAACGTCAGCGCGGTCAGGAGGATACCCGTCTCCCTGCCGATATGGATTACCGCGAAGTGCATGGGCTTTCCATTGAGGCTCAGCAGAAGCTCAATGCACAAAAGCCAGAAACCGTTGGGCAGGCCAGTCGCATTTCGGGGATAACCCCAGCAGCCATTTCCTTGCTGTTAGTGCATCTCAAGCGTCGCAATCGTAGCAAAAAGTCGGACGTCGCCGCATGAGTCAGGCGGAAATACTAGCCTCAGGCATAGCAAATGCCGGATGGGACGTCTCACAGGCCACACAGCAGAAGTTGCTTGATTACCTGGCGCTTTTGCAAAAGTGGAACAAGGTCCATAACCTCACTGCTGTGCGGGATCCAGATGAGATGGTTACCTTGCATTTGCTTGATAGTCTATCGGTATTGCCTCATGTTCAGGCGCTATCACCATCGCGTCTCCTGGACGTGGGCAGCGGCGCTGGTCTGCCTGGCATCATACTCGCGCTTTGCATGCCGGATCTGAAAGTCACCACCATTGATGCCGTGCAAAAAAAAGCCAGTTTCATGCGGCAGGCCAAGGCTGAATTGGGCATTGCCAATCTGGAGGTGATAGCCGGTCGGGTCGAGCAGCATCGGCCTTCGCAAGCTTACGACATTGTGATTTCACGCGCCTTTTCAGAAATTGCCCTGTTTATTAAATTGACGCGCCATTTGATAGCAGAAAGTGGTCAATGGCTTGCAATGAAAGGCGTAAATCCGGTTGAAGAGTTAGAAGGAATAGGCATGCCAGAAGCCAAGGTGACTCCTTTGCTTGTACCGGGTCTGGATGCGCAGCGACATCTGGTGACCTTGCCTGCCCGGGAAATGAAATTCACACCTCTTAGCAGAACGGCTTAAATAATGCGGATTTTAGCGATAACGAATCAAAAGGGTGGCGTGGGGAAAACCACGACTTCCGTTAACCTGGCAGCCAGCTTGGCGGCGACCAAGCGTCGTGTGCTGTTGATCGATTTGGACCCTCAGGGAAATGCGACGACGGGTAGTGGTATCGATAAGTCCGCTGTTAAAAATACGGTATACCACGTGCTGATCGGGCAGAAATCCCTGAAAGAGGTTATCCAGCGCTCGGAAAAGGGCGGATTTGATGTCGCCCCGGCCAATCGCGATCTGGCAGGTGCCGAAGTCGAGCTGGTAAGCGAAATCGCCCGCGAGGTACGTCTCAAAAATGCGCTGACATTGCTGGATGGCGAATACGACTATGTGTTGATTGACTGCCCTCCTTCCCTGAGTTTGACCACCGTGAATGCACTGACAGCAGCGCATGCCGTCATGATCCCCATGCAGTGTGAGTACTACGCGCTCGAAGGTTTGTCGGATCTGGTTAACACCATCAAAAAAGTACGGGCTTATCTAAATCCAACATTGGAAATCGAAGGTTTGTTGCGTACCTTGTTCGATAACCGCAATATGCTGGCCCAGCAGGTATCTGCCGAGCTCGCCAAGCATTTTGGCGACAAAGTCTACAGAACCGTGATCCCGCGTAATGTCAGGCTGGCTGAAGCTCCTAGCTACGGCGTTCCTGTGCTGTTCTATGACAAAGCCTCCAAAGGGGCAAAAGCCTACCTCGCTCTTGCAGGTGAAATCATCAATCGTAAGCCGACTGCCAGTCCGGCTGTAAGTTAAGGAATTCCCATGGTAAAACACAAAGGTCTGGGGCGCGGCCTGGATGCATTATTGTCAGGCGATATGGAAACGGTACGCGATGCCGATACCTTGCGTTCCCTCAAGGTCGGGCAACTGCAGCCCGGCAAATATCAGCCGCGGACACATATGGATCAGGAGTCACTCTCCAGTTTGGCTGACTCGATTAAGGCGCAAGGCATCATGCAGCCTATCGTCGTGCGTTTGTTGAGCGATGAGCAT
This genomic window contains:
- the rsmG gene encoding 16S rRNA (guanine(527)-N(7))-methyltransferase RsmG, producing the protein MSQAEILASGIANAGWDVSQATQQKLLDYLALLQKWNKVHNLTAVRDPDEMVTLHLLDSLSVLPHVQALSPSRLLDVGSGAGLPGIILALCMPDLKVTTIDAVQKKASFMRQAKAELGIANLEVIAGRVEQHRPSQAYDIVISRAFSEIALFIKLTRHLIAESGQWLAMKGVNPVEELEGIGMPEAKVTPLLVPGLDAQRHLVTLPAREMKFTPLSRTA
- a CDS encoding ParA family protein translates to MRILAITNQKGGVGKTTTSVNLAASLAATKRRVLLIDLDPQGNATTGSGIDKSAVKNTVYHVLIGQKSLKEVIQRSEKGGFDVAPANRDLAGAEVELVSEIAREVRLKNALTLLDGEYDYVLIDCPPSLSLTTVNALTAAHAVMIPMQCEYYALEGLSDLVNTIKKVRAYLNPTLEIEGLLRTLFDNRNMLAQQVSAELAKHFGDKVYRTVIPRNVRLAEAPSYGVPVLFYDKASKGAKAYLALAGEIINRKPTASPAVS